The proteins below come from a single Aegilops tauschii subsp. strangulata cultivar AL8/78 chromosome 6, Aet v6.0, whole genome shotgun sequence genomic window:
- the LOC109749980 gene encoding uncharacterized protein encodes MSEYKNVVGGKLKLKGKPLDVKEGGVKKKNKKKHRREESSQGEHGELREGGSSELPGDPDNEFSEADKLGEEGSAQADYDHLTPAERRYIEQKQKIDVHKLAKVADKSHRDRIQDFNQYLANLSEHYDIPKVGPG; translated from the exons ATGTCGGAGTACAAGAACGTCGTTGGGGGGAAGCTCAAGCTGAAGGGGAAACCGCTGGATGTCAAGGAGGGCGGAGTCAAGAAGAAGAATAAAAAGAAGCACCGCCGCGAGGAGTCGTCTCAAGGCGAGCACGGCGAGCTCCGCGAAG GTGGAAGCTCTGAATTGCCAGGTGACCCTGACAATGAGTTCAGTGAAGCTGACAAGCTGGGAGAGGAAGGGAGTGCGCAAGCTGATTATGACCACCTCACCCCAGCCGAGAGGCGTTACATTGAACAGAAGCAGAAGATCGACGTACACAAGCTGGCCAAGGTGGCTGACAAGTCGCACAGGGACCGCATCCAGGACTTCAACCAGTACCTGGCAAATCTTAGTGAGCACTATGATATCCCAAAGGTCGGCCCTGGTTAA